In one window of Synchiropus splendidus isolate RoL2022-P1 chromosome 15, RoL_Sspl_1.0, whole genome shotgun sequence DNA:
- the si:ch211-261d7.6 gene encoding zinc finger protein 729, translating to MDGVAAASAEDGGAEPITGAAEPAARTVKPVTETQVLPSTSGLCAEDASELEEMFCCDDCGEVFNEEAVFKEHMQHHQENRAGPDELDTSTVTENQGEPTNFCSVCSLSFAEASEFRSHMEQSHGPPPEAPAISPVKNFQCPDCGKSYHKYGFLLNHMRLHDQAPKSMIYDLEHLKTKSFNCETCGRSYSRASALDAHRRCHETNLFKSKPKVSRGKTPNLDSTAEEKPDVDLKHKKAKEANTDDDTTFECTCGKSFSSQMGLKTHQRFSQNAQCSPEEKPIKTSPDSTLYCADCKKFYKTKVAFLNHQRWHEKSADPTKRFTCEECGKTFVLLENYFRHQRRHDIPEKSFQHQVCQLQKKQLECSHCGLKFSRASAFQSHQLQHTVDVDPEPLSTTPAALLSVVRAFKFEDPAKSQEEKCLTSSSAVEADAVMVESDDDLQSYDPADLNVEVISASDSEDDAAQDLNPDLELQCESDQEGKEGCEAHALASKQGMDLNIVQVDFELAKERCSDGAGAESEPSAGRYECPDCHRCFARQVSLRVHRTWHRMYKKRGQTQGQSETDDTHDTAHCSLVEQHLDANLSSDVIDRDQLESRSLICNLCGKIFSRVSALVAHQLNHPKRKPYQCSGCMMSYSHEAALFKHLSSCSARQRDATLANKKEYNPTKTLLGPKIYHCEECGKGFWSLGAYSHHKQNPKQCADLRLRKGVSGSLSVNGSRSSMNVACPVCGRKFRHRGILSLHMRKHETGTHKCELCDRTFRLFSSLLRHQVVHSSQLPPPIKSFQHQVEQVKKNTYSCPDCGKLFSREKALQFHMKSHGYETGYSPSSPGSSVTLEDLQCGTCQTHFKSKSLLRAHRKVCVKRKRKVVDGADSLKSPDVSMDAGAEEIPPNPTLHCYLQYKHTAAMKYKCSQCDKSFPVVGALNLHKRIHARTRKFLAKAKAPSVASRPDERPPSEGSLRCQECGRAFVTNTALSSHQRWHAEKARSKLDSQTDANMNLKRGDALESCFSCPQCDQQFGQNSLLVAHMGEFHSKAAELDPEKGDVDSTPKAHQCPFCSASFAKVRGLRAHKWQAHAAELKSLKEKPPTTAPPEALAQMIEAEVAPDSSPVCVPAKETSVVGEKQDEKEKSTTSDPPPVKYATGLDSRKQSEFVHVNNFGLDFMSQENQLPEATSGVSSPTSWVSEHTVKCFFKCANCGKGFQTEEHLRTHKVKAKSKPHCCALCCQSFWTGNQLQQHLAWHDEVRCRLPNEVRFRLSAALSSSSIKPSVLMGDRKGCRNEHSQRAPESS from the exons ATGGACGGAGTCGCCGCAGCATCTGCGGAAGACGGTGGAGCGGAGCCCATCACCGGAGCCGCGGAACCAGCCGCCCGAACCGTGAAGCCGGTCACTGAAACCCAAGTCCTTCCGTCCACCAGTGGCCTTTGTGCTGAAGACGCCAGTGAGC TGGAAGAGATGTTCTGCTGTGACGACTGTGGAGAGGTCTTCAACGAGGAGGCCGTCTTCAAGGAGCATATGCAGCACCACCAAGAAAACCGGGCTGGTCCGGATGAGCTGGACACTTCCACTGTGACAGAAAATCAGGGTGAACCTACGAACTTTTGCTCTGTGTGTTCGCTGTCTTTTGCTGAAGCAAGTGAATTCCGCTCACACATGGAGCAGAGCCACGGCCCGCCTCCCGAGGCCCCGGCCATTTCACCTGTAAAAAACTTCCAATGCCCGGACTGTGGCAAGTCCTACCACAAGTATGGGTTCCTGCTCAACCACATGCGGCTGCACGATCAGGCTCCCAAGTCTATGATTTACGATCTGGAACATTTAAAGACCAAGTCATTTAACTGCGAGACCTGTGGGCGGAGCTACTCCCGCGCCTCCGCTCTGGATGCTCATCGACGCTGTCACGAGACAAACTTATTTAAATCTAAACCCAAAGTATCCAGAGGTAAAACCCCAAATTTGGACTCGACGGCTGAAGAAAAGCCTGATGTTGACCTCAAACACAAGAAAGCGAAAGAAGCAAACACAGACGATGACACGACATTTGAGTGTACGTGTGGCAAGTCGTTCAGCTCCCAAATGGGACTGAAAACGCACCAACGATTCAGCCAGAACGCGCAGTGCTCGCCGGAAGAGAAGCCGATCAAGACCAGCCCCGACTCGACTCTGTACTGTGCCGACTGCAAGAAGTTCTATAAAACCAAGGTGGCTTTTTTGAACCATCAGCGATGGCACGAGAAATCTGCCGACCCCACGAAAAGGTTCACGTGTGAAGAGTGTGGAAAGACATTTGTGTTGCTTGAGAACTACTTCAGGCATCAGCGGCGCCACGACATCCCGGAGAAGTCCTTCCAGCATCAGGTGTGCCAGCTGCAGAAGAAGCAGTTGGAATGCTCTCACTGTGGGCTCAAGTTTTCCCGGGCCTCGGCTTTTCAGTCACATCAGCTCCAGCACACAGTGGATGTGGACCCGGAGCCCCTGAGCACGACGCCCGCCGCTCTGCTGTCTGTCGTCAGGGCCTTTAAATTTGAAGATCCTGCAAAGTCACAAGAGGAGAAGTGTCTCACCTCGAGCAGTGCGGTGGAAGCAGATGCCGTCATGGTGGAGTCTGACGATGACCTGCAGAGCTACGACCCGGCTGACCTCAACGTGGAAGTGATCAGTGCGAGTGACTCGGAGGACGATGCGGCACAAGACCTGAACCCCGATCTGGAGCTGCAGTGCGAGTCGGACCAGGAGGGGAAAGAAGGCTGCGAGGCACATGCGCTGGCCTCAAAACAGGGGATGGATTTGAACATCGTTCAGGTGGACTTCGAGCTGGCGAAGGAGCGTTGCAGCGATGGCGCCGGAGCTGAGAGCGAGCCGTCAGCGGGAAGATACGAATGCCCAGATTGTCACCGCTGCTTTGCACGTCAGGTCTCACTGCGTGTTCACAGAACTTGGCATCGCATGTACAAGAAACGAGGACAAACGCAAGGTCAGTCAGAGACAGACGACACACATGACACCGCACACTGTAGTCTTGTAGAGCAACACTTAGATGCCAACCTCAGCAGCGATGTCATCGACCGAGACCAGTTGGAAAGTCGGTCTTTGATTTGCAACCTGTGTGGTAAAATCTTCTCGCGTGTGTCTGCTTTGGTTGCCCATCAACTGAATCACCCCAAAAGAAAGCCCTACCAGTGCTCAGGTTGCATGATGTCTTATTCTCACGAAGCGGCATTGTTCAAACATCTGTCCAGCTGCTCCGCTCGGCAGAGGGACGCCACGTTAGCCAACAAGAAAGAGTACAATCCAACCAAAACACTTCTAGGCCCAAAGATTTATCATTGTGAGGAGTGTGGAAAGGGTTTTTGGTCTCTGGGCGCGTACTCCCATCACAAGCAGAACCCTAAACAGTGTGCCGACCTCAGGCTAAGAAAGGGGGTTTCAGGGTCTTTGTCTGTGAACGGCTCTCGCTCCAGCATGAATGTGGCGTGCCCGGTGTGTGGTAGAAAGTTCCGTCACCGGGGGATCCTTTCCCTGCACATGCGGAAGCACGAGACCGGGACGCACAAGTGCGAGCTCTGCGACAGGACTTTCCGCCTTTTTTCCAGCCTCCTCCGGCATCAGGTCGTGCACAGCAGCCAGTTGCCGCCGCCCATCAAGTCCTTCCAGCATCAGGTagagcaggtgaagaagaaCACGTACAGCTGCCCCGACTGCGGGAAGCTCTTCTCCCGCGAGAAGGCGCTGCAGTTTCACATGAAAAGCCACGGGTATGAGACGGGGTATTCGCCGTCATCGCCCGGCTCCTCCGTCACACTGGAGGACCTTCAGTGCGGAACGTGTCAGACGCATTTCAAAAGCAAGTCCTTATTGCGGGCTCATAGGAAGGTTTGCGTGAAGAGAAAACGAAAGGTCGTCGACGGTGCCGACTCTTTAAAATCGCCCGACGTTAGCATGGATGCAGGTGCTGAGGAAATCCCCCCAAATCCAACTTTGCACTGTTACCTGCAATATAAACACACAGCTGCTATGAAATACAAGTGCAGTCAGTGCGACAAAAGCTTCCCCGTGGTCGGCGCTCTAAATCTCCATAAAAGAATCCACGCCAGGACTCGCAAGTTTCTGGCCAAAGCAAAGGCGCCTTCCGTAGCGAGCCGCCCGGACGAGAGGCCACCGAGCGAGGGGTCGCTCCGCTGCCAGGAGTGTGGCAGGGCGTTCGTGACGAACACGGCACTCAGCTCCCACCAACGATGGCATGCAGAGAAGGCGCGCTCCAAGCTCGACTCCCAAACTGATGCTAACATGAATTTGAAGAGAGGCGACGCGCTGGAGTCGTGTTTCTCATGCCCACAGTGTGACCAACAATTTGGGCAAAACTCCCTCTTAGTGGCTCACATGGGAGAATTCCACAGTAAAGCTGCAGAGCTGGATCCTGAGAAGGGTGACGTGGACTCCACTCCGAAGGCGCACCAGTGTCCTTTCTGCTCAGCGAGCTTCGCCAAAGTTCGAGGTCTTCGTGCGCACAAGTGGCAGGCCCACGCGGCAGAACTGAAGAGCCTGAAAGAGAAGCCTCCGACGACGGCTCCACCTGAAGCCCTCGCTCAAATGATCGAAGCGGAAGTCGCTCCAGATTCCTCCCCCGTCTGTGTTCCAGCGAAAGAGACCTCTGTTGTGGGAGAGAAACAAGATGAAAAAGAGAAGTCCACCACGTCAGACCCTCCACCAGTGAAGTACGCCACCGGCCTGGACTCAAGGAAGCAGTCTGAGTTTGTTCATGTCAACAACTTTGGCCTGGACTTCATGTCCCAGGAGAACCAGCttcctgaagccacttcaggGGTGTCCTCTCCAAccagttgggtttcggaacacacCGTCAAGTGCTTCTTCAAGTGTGCCAATTGTGGGAAAGGCTTTCAGACTGAGGAGCATCTGAGGACACACAAGGTCAAAGCCAAGAGCAAGCCACACTGCTGCGCCCTCTGCTGCCAGAGTTTTTGGACTGGAAACCAGCTCCAACAGCACCTTGCCTGGCACGACGAGGTCCGCTGCCGCCTGCCCAACGAAGTCCGCTTCCGGCTCAGCGCAGCCTTGTCCTCGTCATCTATCAAGCCCAGTGTGCTCATGGGCGACAGGAAGGGCTGTCGAAATGAACACAGCCAGAGGGCGCCGGAGAGTTCCTAG
- the zgc:66448 gene encoding oocyte zinc finger protein XlCOF8.4, producing MAAVAPSETLERQESAADEAVTSGEGDDGVRSPCGRDQAAEAAGKERADSASPDGERGAETGDNGGDLSSPSGVESGAGALKTTWNSPEDLTSAQKMAEPPEASEERDFDWSEPEDGAVQTNEGENDKCDAKQQEPVLEAAAGGEETPAEKEEEDSVAKPKKCSIFCKECGKYFNQRETYNLHRHFHTCENELTVLTCKECGLTFQQRSSFVKHRNEHKEKEAKAEESVFQCAGCDRFFSNLNKLRSHTCDSASEKPYHCPLCHQQFQFKVSVNKHMMIHSQEGVFKCAECNHTFPDPLSLRVHQRCHGALKPYECPDCGMVFKHYSLMEYHRRRHVDNTRSHLCNICGKSFKYSSLLHQHQYLHTGQKPFRCPECGKKFAFAQNMKAHCRQHRLQRNNPSLSVELPPKPAPLPEAVRGKENAVQREEVKRTFNCPLCPQTYSAPAELRTHMRLHEAEYESMERRQNIPKDPETYWEKGHTCTYCPSTFRDEISLKAHIKSAHKQAPYSDSTTAAAPAVHKQLTLLSPENVQPKWKSDGIVAKSFKCPECEKSFRHRSVLELHMRIHSKDKPYQCKVCGKAFRFGSYLQQHLIIHTGKKPYKCPDCGKDFAFLQNMKTHQKLHQEKPFRCTSCRKGYSDETQLQQHMLSHNGDKPHKCDLCDKSFGLAYLLRDHMNTHTGDRPHRCDECHKSFSWFSSLLVHQKIHARKRQSSGLFAPFPEGSRVRGRGVRGRRGGRHMWGLTRPLGELGLISSPPAQYSVPTMRDIEMHRRAAQQPQPSLVPSQPDLQVRSHKDSSARWKVEGGEQPHVSTQPIIFDGAAQSGLQLQIRIPQHSFSSSHASEKPTVNKSPPSVVNSHPSGLPIKSSPSVLGELEQQRLGRSVTWTSAIASAASVSSLPHEFTVPSSFIDGAALWSVRPSPLPNSQSSPNKPAQELLPMWPGSQASKKKELSTPSKKEENRLWDVTHPPASTVSQAEKPWNGCDPQKPWASGLVSTTTQIDQSSPLPISTSVSHRVGSPLWDLQTAPGISKSITSPEKLINSKEFQLQQKQVSAGWSQPATQKVSISIPFEPHRFAQGMGTPVWSFQNNPVSPQSLLGGSLKPGSGQEQQPPPMVTAAQILINQPPPFFSPALAPLASLAMPHSLHSVALPRAPHPNIFFSPQAVITDRSHLAQPLSLPQLPPRNEPHKLGARLPFPPERLLQCMICGCSLPRELDLQMHYLQHAQGEI from the exons ATGGCCGCCGTAGCCCCTTCGGAGACTCTCGAACGACAGGAATCCGCAGCGGACGAGGCGGTCACATCTGGAGAGGGTGACGACGGGGTGAGGTCGCCATGCGGTCGCGACCAGGCGGCGGAAGCTGCGGGGAAGGAGCGCGCGGACTCGGCGAGCCCGGATGGTGAACGGGGAGCGGAAACGGGCGACAACGGCGGCGATCTTTCCAGCCCGTCTGGGGTCGAGTCCGGTGCTGGAGCCCTCAAAACAACATGGAATTCACCGGAGGACCTGACGTCGGCCCAAAAAATGGCCGAGCCTCCGGAGGCCAGCGAGGAGCGGGACTTCGACTGGTCGGAACCTGAAGACGGCGCGGTGCAAACAAACGAGGGGGAAAATGACAAGTGTG ATGCGAAGCAGCAGGAACCTGTTCTCGAAGCTGCAGCTGGGGGCGAGGAAACACCAgcggagaaagaggaggaggactcgGTGGCCAAGCCCAAGAAGTGCTCCATCTTTTGTAAAGAGTGTGGGAAGTATTTCAACCAGCGCGAGACCTACAACCTTCACCGGCACTTCCACACCTGTGAGAACGAGCTGACCGTCCTCACCTGTAAAGAATGTGGCCTGACCTTCCAGCAGCGCAGCAGCTTCGTCAAACACAGGAATGAACACAAGGAGAAAGAGGCCAAAGCGGAGGAGAGTGTTTTCCAGTGCGCGGGGTGCGACAGGTTCTTCTCCAATCTAAACAAGCTCAGAAGCCACACGTGCGACTCGGCGTCGGAGAAACCATACCACTGCCCCCTGTGCCACCAGCAGTTCCAGTTCAAGGTGTCCGTCAACAAACACATGATGATTCACTCGCAGGAGGGCGTCTTTAAATGCGCCGAGTGCAACCACACCTTCCCCGACCCGCTGTCGCTGCGCGTCCACCAGCGATGTCACGGCGCGCTCAAGCCCTACGAATGCCCGGATTGCGGCATGGTTTTTAAACACTACTCCCTCATGGAATACCACCGCCGCAGACACGTGGACAACACTCGCTCTCACCTGTGCAACATCTGCGGCAAGTCCTTCAAATACAGCAGCCTCCTCCATCAGCATCAGTACCTGCACACGGGACAGAAGCCATTTCGCTGCCCGGAATGTGGCAAGAAGTTTGCTTTCGCGCAGAACATGAAGGCTCACTGTCGGCAGCACAGACTGCAGCGCAACAACCCCTCCCTGTCAGTTGAGCTCCCGCCGAAGCCGGCGCCGCTTCCCGAGGCCGTCCGGGGAAAGGAGAACGCAGTCCAGAGGGAGGAGGTGAAGCGCACATTCAACTGCCCTCTTTGTCCTCAGACGTACTCCGCTCCGGCTGAACTCAGAACCCACATGCGTTTGCATGAAGCGGAGTACGAGTCCATGGAGAGGCGGCAGAATATCCCGAAAGACCCAGAGACGTACTGGGAGAAAGGACACACCTGCACTTACTGCCCCAGTACTTTTCGCGATGAAATCAGTCTCAAAGCGCATATAAAAAGTGCCCACAAACAAGCACCGTACTCGGACTCGACGACGGCTGCCGCTCCGGCCGTTCACAAACAGCTCACTCTGTTAAGTCCCGAAAATGTTCAGCCAAAGTGGAAAAGTGACGGAATAGTTGCCAAATCTTTCAAGTGTCCTGAGTGTGAGAAATCATTCCGCCACCGCTCCGTTCTGGAGCTGCACATGCGTATACATTCCAAGGACAAGCCTTATCAGTGTAAAGTTTGCGGTAAAGCCTTTCGATTTGGCAGCTACCTGCAGCAGCATCTCATCATCCACACGGGCAAGAAGCCCTACAAGTGTCCGGACTGCGGGAAGGATTTTGCTTTCCTGCAGAACATGAAGACGCATCAGAAGCTCCACCAAGAAAAACCCTTCCGTTGCACCAGCTGCAGAAAAGGCTACAGCGACGAgacccagctgcagcagcacatgCTCTCACACAACGGGGACAAGCCTCACAAGTGTGACCTTTGTGATAAGAGCTTCGGCTTGGCCTATCTTCTGCGCGACCACATGAACACGCACACAGGGGACAGACCGCATCGCTGTGATGAGTGTCACAAAAGCTTTTCTTGGTTCAGCAGCCTGCTAGTTCACCAAAAGATTCACGCACGCAAGCGACAGAGTTCAGGTCTGTTCGCCCCGTTCCCCGAGGGCTCCAGGGTGCGGGGCCGGGGGGTtcgagggaggaggggagggaggcaCATGTGGGGCCTGACGCGACCTTTAGGAGAGCTGGGTCTGATCAGCTCGCCACCAGCTCAGTATTCGGTTCCCACCATGAGGGACATTGAGATGCACAGACGCGCCGCACAACAGCCGCAGCCTTCGCTTGTGCCATCGCAGCCAGACTTGCAGGTCCGGTCCCACAAGGACTCCTCGGCTCGGTGGAAGGTGGAAGGCGGGGAGCAGCCGCACGTCTCCACACAACCCATCATCTTCGACGGCGCTGCACAGTCAGGCCTGCAGCTGCAGATCAGGATACCTCAACACAGCTTCTCTTCTTCTCACGCCTCAGAAAAGCCCACCGTGAATAAGAGTCCACCTTCAGTCGTCAACTCCCATCCTTCTGGTCTGCCCATTAAATCCAGCCCGTCGGTACTGGgagagctggagcagcagcggcTGGGCCGCTCGGTCACGTGGACTAGTGCCATCGCCTCAGCCGCCTCTGTTAGCTCCCTCCCTCATGAGTTTACTGTCCCTTCCTCGTTCATCGATGGTGCGGCGCTGTGGAGCGTCAGGCCTTCGCCTCTCCCCAACTCTCAGAGTTCTCCCAACAAGCCTGCTCAAGAGCTGCTGCCCATGTGGCCTGGCTCTCAGGCCTCAAAGAAGAAAGAGCTTTCCACACCTTCCAAAAAGGAAGAGAACCGGCTGTGGGACGTGACCCATCCTCCAGCGTCGACTGTTAGCCAGGCAGAGAAGCCCTGGAACGGCTGCGACCCCCAGAAGCCGTGGGCTTCAGGCTTGGTGTCCACCACCACGCAAATAGACCAAAGCAGTCCTTTGCCAATCTCCACTTCTGTGTCCCACAGGGTCGGTAGCCCCCTGTGGGacctccagacagccccagggATTTCAAAGAGCATCACCTCCCCAGAAAAACTGATCAACAGCAAGGAGTTCCAGCTCCAGCAAAAGCAGGTGTCGGCGGGCTGGAGTCAGCCGGCGACTCAGAAGGTCTCCATCTCCATACCGTTCGAACCTCACCGCTTTGCTCAGGGGATGGGAACGCCCGTGTGGAGCTTCCAGAATAATCCCGTCAGTCCACAGTCGCTACTGGGTGGCTCGCTGAAGCCAGGCAGCGGGCAGGAGCAGCAGCCGCCGCCCATGGTGACCGCCGCACAGATACTCATCAACCAGCCGCCTCCCTTCTTCTCCCCCGCGCTCGCCCCGCTGGCCTCTCTGGCCATGCCTCATTCGCTTCACTCTGTGGCGCTTCCAAGAGCCCCGCATCCCAACATCTTCTTCTCCCCGCAGGCTGTCATCACCGACCGCTCTCACCTGGCCCAGCCCCTGTCCCTACCTCAGCTTCCCCCTCGAAACGAACCGCACAAACTGGGAGCCCGTTTGCCTTTCCCCCCGGAGCGGCTCCTCCAGTGCATGATCTGCGGCTGCTCTCTTCCTCGGGAGCTGGATCTTCAAATGCATTACCTGCAACATGCACAAGGAGAGATTTGA
- the si:ch211-261d7.3 gene encoding myb-related transcription factor, partner of profilin — protein MTEYYEEGGVLYEQSPPMHIKVESPEGPFGGGVSENGFPREDEDSEGSCDQSSGLHSGLPFNVVVVHPNIMGPGMSSDDLLSIEQNRAMSAALAAGSAGKRKSRFSGAELEVLVSEVTRCEGELFGPAGRLRRRERERIWAGILERVNAVSRVPRTLREVKKRWDDLKRRNGGRLADARHRSCYLPSSRASLLSHSSLPSPRLQQVRQKQNIRPKSTFPCFPDSDTGVGIEGSERDALEKEEDNPDCDRDEGEPECEPSDHSIEDKLGLGLGLGIGPPPPPSERWLPPSPLYSAPFLNGSPQPSSPQPSLGGQQGVLEAPPRSSWLEDELRGLGEAAIQLGNRVEKSLQEFGEGFRQDMRTLIASQEALAVSLQQNNLLLQRLLGVLEAQPQQQQQQQQQRVPPVHQSQPSQQHLEPQWPQQQQQHVEAQPHVVQPQQTHLELPETPQQLNDSAVAVVPSPLSPDIQASFPSDPPSERSSGVQKSRRGKALDHRRRRRR, from the exons ATGACTGAGTACTACGAGGAGGGGGGGGTGCTGTACGAGCAATCACCTCCCATGCACATCAAAGTGGAGTCTCCAGAGGGACCCTTTGGTGGGGGAGTCTCGGAAAACGGCTTCCCCAGGGAGGATGAGGACTCGGAGGGCAGTTGTGACCAGAGCAGCGGGCTCCACAGTGGACTGCCATTCAACGTGGTAGTGGTGCATCCCAACATCATGGGGCCTGGCATGTCATCCGATGACCTCTTGTCCATCGAACAAA ACAGAGCCATGTCAGCTGCGCTGGCAGCCGGCAGCGCAGGCAAGCGGAAGAGCCGTTTCAGTGGCGCGGAGCTGGAAGTGCTGGTGTCAGAGGTCACGCGCTGTGAAGGAGAACTGTTCGGTCCGGCGGGACGGCTCCGTCGGCGGGAGCGAGAGCGCATCTGGGCGGGAATACTGGAAAGGGTCAACGCCGTGTCCCGAGTGCCGCGTACACTGAGGGAAGTGAAGAAGCGCTGGGATGACTTGAAGAGGCGTAACGGCGGCAGACTCGCTGACGCGCGCCACCGCAGCTGTTACCTTCCATCCAGCCGAGCGTCGCTGCTCAGTCATTCGTCGCTGCCCAGTCCCAGGCTGCAGCAGGTCCGGCAGAAGCAGAACATTCGGCCCAAGTCTACTTTCCCCTGCTTTCCCGACTCAGACACAG GTGTTGGGATCGAAGGTTCGGAGAGAGACGCCTTAGAGAAGGAAGAGGACAATCCTGACTGTGACAGAGATGAGGGAGAGCCTGAATGTGAACCGTCGGACCACAGCATTGAAGACAAACTAGGGTTAGGACTTGGTCTGGGAATTGGACCCccgcctcctccatcagagcgctggctgcccccctcccctctctaCAGTGCGCCCTTCCTGAACGGCAGCCCTCAGCCCAGCAGCCCTCAGCCTTCTCTTGGGGGCCAGCAGGGTGTTCTGGAAGCCCCCCCGCGCAGCTCCTGGCTGGAGGATGAGCTCAGAGGCTTAGGAGAAGCAGCTATACAGCTGGGAAACCGGGTGGAGAAGAGTCTACAGGAGTTCGGGGAGGGGTTCAGACAGGACATGCGGACACTGATCGCGTCGCAGGAGGCTTTGGCTGTCAGCCTGCAGCAGAACAACCTTCTCCTGCAGAGGCTTCTGGGAGTTCTGGAAGCTCAGccgcagcaacagcaacagcagcagcagcagcgtgtccCACCCGTTCATCAGTCCCAACCTTCTCAGCAACACTTGGAGCCGCAGtggcctcagcagcagcagcagcacgttgAGGCTCAGCCGCATGTTGTCCAGCCACAGCAAACTCATCTCGAACTCCCGGAGACCCCTCAGCAGTTAAACGATTCCGCTGTAGCCGTGGTGCCGTCACCACTGTCCCCTGACATCCAAGCGTCCTTCCCCAGCGATCCTCCCTCAGAGAGGAGCAGCGGCGTGCAGAAGTCTCGGCGAGGAAAGGCTCTGGATCACAGGCGCCGAAGACGGCGCTGA
- the LOC128771726 gene encoding trypsin-3: MKYFIVFALFAAAFAAPIDEDDKIVGGYECRKNSVPYQVSLNSGYHFCGGSLISSTWVVSAAHCYKSRIQVRLGEHNIAVSEGTEQFINSAKVIRHPRYSSRNLDNDIMLIKLSKPASLNSYVRTVSLPSSCASSGTRCLISGWGNMSSSGSNYPDRLRCLDAPILSDSSCRSSYPGQITSNMFCAGFLEGGKDSCQGDSGGPVVCNGQLQGVVSWGYGCAQRNKPGVYAKVCNYNSWIRSTMSSN; the protein is encoded by the exons ATGAAGTACTTCATTGTCTTTGCGCTCTTCGCCGCAGCTT TCGCTGCCCCCATCGACGAGGACGACAAGATCGTGGGCGGGTACGAGTGCAGGAAGAACTCAGTGCCCTACCAGGTGTCGCTGAACTCTGGCTACCACTTCTGCGGAGGCTCCCTGATCTCCAGCACCTGGGTGGTGTCCGCCGCTCACTGCTACAAGTC CCGCATCCAGGTGCGTCTTGGTGAGCACAACATCGCCGTCAGCGAGGGCACCGAGCAGTTCATCAACTCCGCCAAGGTCATCAGGCACCCCAGATACAGCAGCCGCAACCTGGACAACGACATCATGCTGATCAAGCTGAGCAAGCCCGCCAGCCTCAACAGCTACGTCCGCACCGTGTCCCTGCCCTCCAGCTGCGCCAGCTCCGGCACCAGGTGTCTCATCTCCGGATGGGGCAACATGAGCAGCTCTGGAA GCAACTATCCTGACCGTCTGAGGTGCCTGGACGCCCCCATCCTGAgcgacagcagctgcaggagctccTACCCCGGACAGATCACCTCCAACATGTTCTGCGCTGGATTCCTGGAGGGAGGCAAGGACTCCTGCCAG GGCGACTCCGGTGGCCCCGTGGTCTGCAACGGCCAGCTGCAGGGTGTGGTGTCCTGGGGATACGGCTGTGCCCAGAGGAACAAGCCTGGAGTCTACGCCAAGGTCTGCAACTACAACTCCTGGATCCGCAGCACCATGTCCTCCAACTGA